cactttgaaacttggatttcgTCAGAAGTGACCTTAACTTCCTTCTCAGGAGCCTTCTCTTCGGATGGTAACCCGGATTTGAAACTTGATTCTATTAACTTTTCTATGCACTTTTCGTGGGGGAACGGACTCACTTTTTGCTCGTCGATGCTGCTGCTGTTCGTGATATCGCCACCACGAGGTCTTCTTGGTTGGCAATGGCGCCGGTTCACAACCGGCTAGAGACGATTTACGGCACTAAAACCGCCGGGAAATACTGCTATCCGGCTTCGCTGATTCACGGATTCGGGATCTTTGGTTCACTTTCACCCCCGCCTGGAGGACTTGGGGTCGTTTGGTCACGGACGACCTTCGGCAGACCACTGCCGAGCGTTCGTGTGCACACACTTTAAAAGGAAGGTTTCCGGGTTTAGTTCACTCGCGGTACCATGCACACAAGGTCGGAATATTCACGGTCACTGTACCGACTTGTAACTCTTCGACCTGTTGCAACCTCTTTCACATCACTAAGGGTCTCAACGTTAGCGATAAGGAGTACCGGGGCTCATTAATAGCCTACCTAGTCTGACTTGACTTTAAATGTCGAAGTAGAACACTATCTTGCACACTATTCAGGATCTAACAGAGAGCTTCCATGTGGGTCGGTGAGCCTTATATAGGGTCCATTAGCCTTATATAGATTGAGAGAGCTCTAACTTGACGGCACATGAACTATTTTTCCCGCGCTGCTAGATTTCCTttcattccttttttttttggaattcagcTTGATGATCGATCACAATCCAGCTACCACAATTATTTTCAACTCAATTAATTTTAGCGAAATTCGATGAGGGGGGGGGGTATTTTTATATAAGAAAAATGTTCTTGTGTGATATCAAAATTAATGGCGTGACAAAACAATTACCTCAAATGGCATTTCAGTCTTGTAAACTTTAAGAAAGGTTACAAGGTATTACAACCAGTGCAGGAATGATATGTCCCTCCTCACAGAATACGATACTAAAAAGTCTACACCAATAGGTTTTTTTAGACTCTTTACAAAGCCAAATAGCTGATAGTTCTTTCGAATCCTGTTAAAATGCATAATCTTCTAAAAGTTGTCCGGAGCATTGTATAGTCTTAATGAAAGCCGACATTCGTCAAATTCGTCAACATTCGTCTAAAACGACATAGAAGAATGCGTTCTCCAGCACAATTGATGAAAATCTTTCTGCCCTttagcaattccaataggatagATTCGAATGATAGCATTTTAAAAAGTTTCCGATAAAAGCATTTATCCGGGCGTACCAAATCAATAACTAAACGAATGTCGTCCTCTACAGGCTCAATTATTCCTGTTGACAAAAGTTCCTCAATTTTAGTAGTGTCTTCTTAAAGACTGCCGGTATATGATTATACACATTTCTAGCAGGAGGCAAATATTATAATGTAGCAGAACAGATGAAGCGTTGAACTTCAAAAATTCTTGTGATACTTTCATTTTGGATGCTTCTGCTTCTTGTATGTTCGGCATGATTGACATTAGATTTAGACGTTCCCAACTTTTTGCCAAACCACGAACTGAAATCTCCTTTTCTTTGAGAATCCAGTTTTCCATGCTAGCCATTATGGTGGCTGCTATAAATAAATCTGCCAGTAACTGTTTTCGACGCCGATCTGCTTTCGACGCTAGGCGTATCTAAGCAACAGTTTTCACATCGTTTATTTGCTTTTATGAGAATAGTCACAATTCGCCAAAACTTGAGGAAATTCGGAACAACATTTTTAAGATTAAATTTTACTAGCTAACACCTTTTTTTGCATTTTAGATCGAAGAAAAATATTCACCGGGCAGAATTGTCGTGATGTACATGTCCGTGttattatgattttatgatatattactcgcgcttagtttcataggggcgtaactgtatagatcgatttctcttcgtcgatgttttatttttattattggacCGAAtcgcgctagtttgtcgatgatttaatggtttggtgtgataaataatgattgtatcttgcaccataATCAATTATCACGATTGTAGCTTTTGACACAATTGTAGTCCTGAAAAAGGACTGATTAAGGGCGCCATTCACTATCAGTATGCGATTCACTATCAGTATATTTCGCTTTAGTACTGTTCTAACCGACGACGGGATTTCTGCAACAACCACCAGCAACGGCCATCATTGTTGGATAAATACAAAAACCTTGATGATGTTGCTGACGACGGCCACACGATTATTTACATCACACCGGATCTGCCACATCCGTCATCTACGTGAGAGAACACTACTGATATCGATACTGGAACCGCTCTCTAGAGgtgggcaaaacagctcattgcagtgagcggatctgatccgttcagctcatttaaaagagtcagctccttagatcagctcttcagttctttaatgctacatatattaaaaaatgtttaataattTGAAGTATTCATGTCATTCATTAGGGTCTATATCTATTTGTCttgctttgaaatttttaaaatgttaatgttaagaaacctcgcagttaataattgtggaagtgctaattgaacactaagctgcgaggcggcactatcccagtgagggatgtaatgccaattaagaaaaagaagaagatgatgataACTGATGTGGCCCATGCTTCAGTACAAACAACTGGACTGAATTTCCCGTCGACTTGCTTCGTGCACAAATGCAGACATCACCTTTATTCGcttcgatattttaaaattgGATGCAAATTAACGATTAATATGAAATGCTCAGGTATGGAAGTATCGAACAGCTTACGACGTACAAATAACAATTCGGATCTAATTGCTCGATTCACCGGGATATAAATTTACAGTGTACGATCGGTACGACGTTTACCCCCCGATGGGCAGTTATCATAAAACTTCATTCTCCGCACAATGTCCAGTCCGATAATGTACGCATTAAACATGCATTCCCACTGGGGCAGCACCGAAAAAATGAAGATGAAGTATGCGATTTACACTGTTCGGTATGGATTTCGCCGCGAAGAACACACCACGCTGCTGTCCCGTCAGAAGTTATGCTTTATGAAGCGTTGAGAACGTCCGTAAGGCGCGACGCGAAGGGAAAAGTGTTGAAAAGGGCCACTACGATGCCATCACCGGACGGAGTGCATCATCCTCGACTCTCTAAATCTGCAGGCATTCGCCGAAAAGCGATTCTCGAGTTTTCGGTTCTCTGCTACAATATCAATCTCGGAAACGTGGAAGAATTTTTCACATGCTTTTCGTCCGTTGTGCGTAGGGTGGTTCGAAATTGTTGCCTGAATGTTGATACTTTGGATAGCATTTCGGACAGAGGAGACTACCGGACTTACTTTTAATTTAAATGAGCCAATTTGTACAGCTTCGTTTTCTGCATGAACATTTTATCTTTCCCTGCACGGGTAGCACGACCGACCAGGCCGTTGACGCTTCAATCATGTTCACGCTTGCGGCGTTGCGGAACCTCGAAAGGGAAGCAtgcatgaaataaaaattaattttattcgCATTTTTCACATTCAGTTGAACTTTGGCTTACAAGCAGGAATTGAGATAACAACTTCGTTAGTGATGCAAAGGCGTTATTGTAAGGATATACTTATGTACTAACTTGCTCCCCTTTGCTGTTTGGGAATACGCCTCAGTGATTTAGGTTTATGATGTTTTAAATTTCACTACAAATCCTGGATGATCTAAATGAGGCTTCATTGCTGTAGAATATTTTCgttcaaaaatgttttcggtGCATTTAACTGACAGATATTTTGAATCAgcgatgaaaacaaaattgtgcGGTAAATATTTTCCTATGTGCAATTCTGGATAGATCTGAATTTTCTTATTGGTGGGGTATAGAATATCATTATCCTTCTCTTCGTCCTACGGAAATTCAGACCAGTATCAGTCAAACATAGTGTATTTTAGTGAGAAAGCATTTTTTTACCAAATCCTCATGGGATTATTGTTCACTCACTTCGTCAACAGATGAATATGAGCGCGGTACCGATAAACTGAGCTTACAGTCTACATGGTTCATTTTCAAACTATGTTGTTCTATCAAACTCTCTGATGCAAATCAGACTACGAATCGAATCGTATGTTTGCAATATTGAGAATACGGCTATCATGAAGTGTGTTATTCATGCTCttatattttcaagaataatttttcTACTATTTTATAGTGGAAAATACGAAGGTGCCCCTCATTATAAGCTTAAAACTTGTCGAATCAATCATTAACACTACATTGTATTCAATCCCTAGTAAAtcacttgaaaaaaataacCTTTTACCTTCCCAGAATTGTTTGTTCAAAAGCTTTGTCAGTTTCAGTCGGAGCACACATTTGCCACCATCACTACCGGTGTGATTTCTTTCAAATTGGCAAATAACAATAATCCATCATTCCCAATCGCAATTAGTCAAAGCTCGAATCCCCGGTCGTTAATCGACAACGGCAAGTCATCCTTGAGAGTCCGTTAAGCGCCAAGTTGCAGTCTTGGAAACTCCCTGCAGCACCCTCTCTTCGATGCAACAATTCCCAGACTCGGGTAACTGACTGTGCACTTCTCACGCCTGATTGAACCTCATCAATCTCAATCAGTCTCGCGGCACTTGGGACCGTTGCAACGCCGGTATTAATCGAATCAGATTCGCTCCCAGAAAGTACATATGGCTCAACTAAACAATCAAATCAAGCCTGGACGCCCTGGCACCAGGAAGAATCTTAACTCGTATTCCGCCTCCCATATTCCACTGTTTCATTTGTCATTTAAGGCGTTTCCGTGACTGCGCACCTTGATTTCGGATAAGTGTTCCATAATGATCAGCATCTTTTTTGTGCATCCAGAAATGATGTGGTAAAGTTGTGTGCCAAAAGTGCAATTACACTCGACCAAGCAGCGTAATCACATAACGCATAGAAGCGATGCGCAAATGAAATAACAGAAAAAAAACGGCGGAATGATGAAAGGATGAGGAAGTGGTATGACAGAAATAAGCAGCAATCATACATTTCGGTGCAATTTTCAGAGTCACGGTATGCCACGGCATCGTGAGCCATTAAAATGTGAGCAACGTGAGATGAGTCTTTCATTACCTAAAATTAATtgagagttgaaaattcgggCGAAAGTTGAAGATCTCAAGGGTTTTGTGGATTAGTATTCTCAGGTCCTATAGCCTTTCTCGAAAACTAAGTATACGGAAAATCTATAGGACCGCTCCagaaccgaacttttgatagaagattCGGAGACCCAcattgttatataccaatcaactcagctcgaaaagatgaggtgatgtctgttgtATGTGTTTGGTATTCAACTTTATCCGAGTTGCTCGCAAATCGTTTGCAATCGCAGCGAAAATTGACCAGATTGGAGCCATGGTGCCACCAGTTatggaaaaatattggaaaacaattcaaaataaaaaaaatgttcaatgattgctgcaatgcattcaaatggcCGCAAATAGATATGAATTGATGGGAATAGTGGAATATATCTCCCTAAAATGCAATTTTCACCTCTCTAATgggttttttcattattataatgcgcgagaaaggcaccaccaacgttGTTGTACTACGTAGTTGTATTAAATGTcaaatttgactttttcgcaacatttgaaaaatttgagatCTTTCATATATGAATTAACATTACCgaaccaaaaaaattgaacaaatacCTATAAAAtctctcaaattaattttgaataggGTAATGGGTTACGTATACTGAGTTTTTCTACATTTTAAGTCATACATTCATTTACGCATGGTCATATGCAGCATTGACTACCATTTCCGCTAAAATCTATCAATCGACATCATTGCCTGGTGTTCTACTTACCATTTATACTCGCATTTATACTTGCAATTCTTTCAGAAGAATCCCTTGAGGAGATCCTTGTGGAATTCCTCGAATAATTTCTGGTGTAATCCCAGGAAGAACTTAAGGATAAATCCCTGGaacaaggaacttccggaggaattcctggaggaacttccaggggaatttctggaggaacttccggaggacttcctggaggaactttcggaggaattcctgaaggaacttcctggaggaacctccggaggaattctcgaaggaacttccgcaggaattcctgaagaaacttccgcaggaattcctgattagtggaggaacttccggaggaattcctggaggaactttcggaggaattcctggaggaacttccggaggaactttcggaggaattcctggaggaacttccggaggaattcctggaggaacttccggaggaattcctggaggaacttccggaggaattcctggaggaacttccggaggaattcctggaggaacttccggaggaattcctggaggaacttccggaggaattcctggaggaacttccggaggaattcctgaataaacttccggaggaattcctgaaggaacttccggaggaattcctggaggaactttcggaggaattcctggaggaacttccagaggaacccctggaggaacttccagaggaactcctggaggaacttccagaggaactcctggaggaactttcggaggaattcctggaggaacttccagaggaactcctggaggaacttccagaggaactcctggaggaacttccagaggaactcctggaggaacttccagaggaactcctggaggaacttccagaggaactcctggaggaacttccagaggaactcctggaggaacttccagaggaactcttggagaaacttccagaggaactcctggaggaacttccagaggaactcccagaggaactcctggaggaacttccagaggaactcctggaggaacttccagaggaactcctggaggaacttccagaggaactcctggaggaacttccagaggaactcctggaggaacctccagaggaactcctggaggaacttccagaggaattcctggaggaacttcaagaggaacttccagaggaattcctggaggaactcctggaggaacttccgaaagaacttccggaggaattcctggaggaacttccggatgaactaccggaggaattcctggaggaactaccggaagaattcctggaggaactaccggagaaattcctggaggaactaccggagaaattcctgaaggaactaccggaggaattcctgaaggaactaccggaggaacttccagaggaactcctggaggaacttccagaggaactcctggaggaacttcca
The nucleotide sequence above comes from Armigeres subalbatus isolate Guangzhou_Male chromosome 3, GZ_Asu_2, whole genome shotgun sequence. Encoded proteins:
- the LOC134227789 gene encoding sericin-2-like, translated to SKSSSGSSSSSSSGSSSRSSSGSSSRSSSGSSSGSSSRSSSGSSSRSSSGSSSRSSSGSSSRSSSGSSSRSSSGSSSGSSSRSSSGSFSKSSSGSSSRSSSGSSSRSSSGSSSRSSSGSSSRSSSGSSSRSSSGSSSRSSSGSSSRNSSESSSRSSSGSSSRSSSGSSSRGSSGSSSRNSSESSSRNSSGLYEERLDGGRFVLIFIAIRMLREICLQSAKKAASRSPSIRLEPSSRTGATYDEATARGPAIPDP